The genomic DNA CCACGGTGCCGGCCGAAGCCGGCACGTCCCTAGCCTGCGGCTTTTACGAACAGGTCGCGGTGGAAGAAATACACTTCCTGCGCCAGGAATCGCCAGCTGGTGTGGAAGCTGCGGAAGCGCGTGCTCGGTGTGGACGAGGCCAGTGCGTCGATGCCCATCGCGCGGCTGAGACGCAGCGCGCGCGCCATGTGCAACGGGTCGCTGACGATGATCACGCGGTGCAGCCCGCGCTGGTCCATCAGCCGCTTGGCTTCCACCAGGTTCTGCACGGTGTTGCGCGATGCGGTTTCAATCAGGATCGCCCTGTCCGGTATGCCCTGCTTCAAGGCATAACGCCGCGCCACCTGCGATTCGGAGAAACGCGCACCGCTGCCGCCATAGCCGCCGGTGAAGATCAGCAGCGGCGCGTAGCCCGCGTCGTACAGATCCAGCCCGTGACGGATGCGTTCCTGGAACACAGGCGACGGCTTGGCATCGTAAGCGGCTGCGCCCAGCACGATGATCGCGTCAGCATGCGCGGCCTGGTCGCGTTCGCCGATCCACACGATCCACGCGGTCACGGCGAACAGCCAGACCATCAGCAGCACGAACACCCGCCATAGCCAACCGAATACGCCAGTCCGCTGCCCGCTCATGCCGTTCCCCACGGCAACGCATCGATATCCACATTGCCACCGGACAGCACCAGCCCCACGCGCAGGCCGGCGAAGCGCTGCGGCTGGGCCAATATGGCGGCGAGCGCGATCGCCGAGGACGGCTCCACCACTTGCTTGAGGACCTGCCACAGCAATCGCATGGCCTGCACAGTGGCCGCGTCGTCCACCACGATCACGTCGGCCTTGGCCGCGCGCAGCACCTCGAAATTCGGCGCCCCCAGCGTGCCTCGCAGGCCGTCGCAGATCGTATTCGGCACGAATTCGATACGCCGCTCGCCCGCCTGCAACGAGCGCGCAGTGTCTGCAGCGCCGGCTGGCTCGGCAAGCACCAGGCGGGTCTGCGGCGCGGCATGCTGCAGGGCCAACGCGGTGCCTGCGGCCAAGCCGCCGCCGCCCACCGGCACCACCAGTACGTCGAACGGACCCTCGGCGTGCAGCAGTTCCAGCGCGGCCGTGCCCTGGCCCGCGATCACTCGCGCATCGGCATACGGATGGACCAAGGTGGCGCCGGTATCCGCCTGCACCTGCGCGCACAGCTGTTCGCGGGCGGCAATGCTGGCGGCGCAACGCCACAGGGTGGCGCCATGGCGTTCGATGTTGGCCAGCTTGGCCGCCACCGCGCCCTCGGGCACCACGACGTGGCAGGCGATGCCCCGGGTCAGCGCCGCCAGCGCCAGTGCGGCCCCATGGTTGCCTGAAGAATGGGTCACCACGCCCGCGGCGGCCTGTTCGGCCGACAACGCCCACACCGCATTGCAGGCACCGCGGAACTTGAAGGCGCCGCTGCGCTGCAGGTGCTCCGCCTTGAACGCCAACCGGGCACCCGCCAGCTCATCCAGCGTGCGCGAGCGCAGCACCGGCGTCACCGTGGCATGCGGGGCGATCCGTGCAGCGGCGACCAACACATCGATGGCAGGGGGCGGGGCCTCGTTCATGTGCAAAGATTAACGTATGCCCGCCATCGGTCGCGGCCTATCTCGTCGTGCCAGGATGTCCGCTTCGCCTAACCATTCATGCTTCGTTGCACGAATTAAGGGGCGATTCAACGCATTAGGCAGAAGCTGGAGTCCATAACCCATGGGGGGTCTTGTCATGAAGATGCGTCTGATCGTTGCCGGAGGGCTGCTGCTGGCCCTGTCCGGCTGCGCCACTTACGATTACGTGGGCGGCAGCGGAGGCGGCGGCAGTGGCTATTACCACGGCGCCCCGTCGACCGAATACCGCTATCCGGCCGGCTACCCCTACGGTTCGCCCTATGGCTACGGCGGCGGCTATTACGGCGGTGGCGGTGGCTATTACGGCGGGGGTTACGGTGGCGGCTACGGCTATCCGGTCTATCGTCCCTACCCCAACTACCGTCCGCCGCATCACGGCCACCGACCGCCCAACACCCGGCCGCCGAACAACAATGGTCCGCGCCCGCCCCGCCCGCCGGGCAACAACGGTGGCTCGCCGTGGCGCAACCTGGATTCGACCACCCGTCCGCGTCCGCAGCAGGGCATGAACCGCCCGTCGCCGCAGCAGCAGGTCCGCCCGGCCGCGCCGCCGCGTCCCGCCTCTGCCCCGCGTCCGAGCGGTTCGCCGTGGCGAAATTTGAACCGTTCCACAGAACGACAGGCCGAGCCGTGATCGGGTCTTGAACCTTCCGTCGGGAAGGTTCAAGCTAGACCGTCAATGACCCGCCGCGTCCAAAAGTGACAAAGCAGACGCAGCTGGTCATGCAAGCTATGTCGATATCCGATGGGAAACTCTGGATCCCCCCTGTTCCGGCCCTGTCGGATGTCGGCACCTACTAAACAACAAGGCCCCGCTCGCGCGGGGCCTTGTTGTTTAAGCCAACAGCAAAAAACTGGGCCGGACAGTCCCCCGACTGCCGGCCCGTCGCTTCCCCCTCGTGCATCTGGACCGGCCCCTGTTCCAATTCCGGTCCATAGCGCCTGAGGCGCCGATCACGCTGGGTGCTATTGGGTTATCTGCAGGTAGCGTGCCAACTTTAGGGTTGATTTGAAAAAGCGACCTGACCGCCTCGTCCGATTGGCGTTAAAATCGCCACCTGCCGCTTCCGGCCCCGCATTGCATGAGCCATGACTGATTCCTTCCATCGTTACGACGTCATCGTCATCGGCGGCGGCCACGCCGGCACCGAGGCCGCCCTGGCTGCGGCGCGCAGCGGTGCGCGCACCCTGCTGCTGACCCACAACATCGAAACCGTGGGCGCCATGAGCTGCAACCCGGCCATCGGCGGCATCGGCAAGGGGCATCTGGTCAAGGAAATCGATGCGCTGGGCGGGGCCATGGCCCATGCGGCCGACCGCGCCGGGATCCAGTGGCGCACCTTGAATGCTTCCAAGGGCCCGGCGGTGCGGGCGACCCGCTGCCAGGCCGACCGCAACCTGTACCGCATGGCGATTCGTTCGCTGGTGGAGGCGCAGCCGAACCTCACCGTGTTCCAGGCCGCCGTGGATGATCTGGTCATCGAAGGCGACCAGGTGCGCGGCGTGCTCACCCAGACCGGGCTGCGCTTCGATGCAGCGGCCGTGGTGCTGACTGCCGGCACCTTCCTGGCCGGCAAGATCCATGTCGGGCCCACCCAGTACGCGGCCGGCCGCATGGGCGATCCACCGGCGACCACGCTGGCGGCCCGCCTGCGCGAGCGCCCGTTCCAGGTGGACAGGCTGAAGACCGGCACCCCGCCGCGCATCGACGGCCGTTCGCTGGACTACAGCGTGATGGACGAGCAGCCCGGCGACGATCCGCGCCCGGTGATGTCCTTCCTCGGCTCGGTGGATGAGCATCCGCCGCAGGTCAGCTGCTGGATCACCCATACCAGCGCGCGTACCCACGACATCATCCGCGAGTCGCTGCATCGCTCGCCGCTGTACAGCGGCCAGATCGAGGGCATCGGCCCGCGTTACTG from Stenotrophomonas sp. 169 includes the following:
- a CDS encoding YdcF family protein, which translates into the protein MGNGMSGQRTGVFGWLWRVFVLLMVWLFAVTAWIVWIGERDQAAHADAIIVLGAAAYDAKPSPVFQERIRHGLDLYDAGYAPLLIFTGGYGGSGARFSESQVARRYALKQGIPDRAILIETASRNTVQNLVEAKRLMDQRGLHRVIIVSDPLHMARALRLSRAMGIDALASSTPSTRFRSFHTSWRFLAQEVYFFHRDLFVKAAG
- a CDS encoding pyridoxal-phosphate dependent enzyme, whose protein sequence is MNEAPPPAIDVLVAAARIAPHATVTPVLRSRTLDELAGARLAFKAEHLQRSGAFKFRGACNAVWALSAEQAAAGVVTHSSGNHGAALALAALTRGIACHVVVPEGAVAAKLANIERHGATLWRCAASIAAREQLCAQVQADTGATLVHPYADARVIAGQGTAALELLHAEGPFDVLVVPVGGGGLAAGTALALQHAAPQTRLVLAEPAGAADTARSLQAGERRIEFVPNTICDGLRGTLGAPNFEVLRAAKADVIVVDDAATVQAMRLLWQVLKQVVEPSSAIALAAILAQPQRFAGLRVGLVLSGGNVDIDALPWGTA